The Camelus dromedarius isolate mCamDro1 chromosome 8, mCamDro1.pat, whole genome shotgun sequence genome includes a window with the following:
- the LOC116155666 gene encoding small ribosomal subunit protein eS27-like, with protein MDVKCPGCCKITTIFSHAQTVVLFVVCSTVICQLTGGKARLKKGCSLSWKQH; from the coding sequence ATGGATGTGAAATGCCCAGGATGCTGTAAAATCACCACCATCTTTAGCCATGCACAAACAgtagttttgtttgttgtttgctcCACTGTCATCTGCCAGCTTACAGGAGGAAAAGCAAGACTTAAAAAAGGATGCTCCTTAAGCTGGAAGCAGCACTAA